One segment of Nostoc piscinale CENA21 DNA contains the following:
- a CDS encoding endonuclease MutS2 — translation MIQAETLELLEWHRLCQHLATFAATKLGAIASTNLQIPTSQSVSEQLLAQTKEVYQLESRLTTSLSFDGIQDIGDSIERAELRGILAGDELLAIATTLAGARNLRRVIDNQEDIPVLTELVADLRTYPELEQEIHRCIDERGTVADRASQKLSEIRDDLRKLRSQINQKLHNILQAKSNAVQEQLITQRGDRFVIPVKASHKDVIPGIVHDTSTSGVTLYVEPNSIVPMGNQLRHTLKREQAEEEAIRRALTEQVAAVTPDLERLLAIVTTLDLATARSRYSYWLKANPPRFINRNEQEIITLRQLRHPLLIWQQQHEQGHAVIPVDLLVSPHIKVVTITGPNTGGKTVTLKTLGLAALMAKVGLFIPAREPVEMPWFDQVLADIGDEQSLQQSLSTFSGHIRRISRILNALENDSALSTPHSLVLLDEVGAGTDPAEGSALAIALLQYLAEHAQLTIATTHFGELKALKYEDARFENASVEFDEATLSPTYRLLWGIPGRSNALAIALRLGLKPEVVEQAKTQVGEASDEVNQVIAGLEAQRRRQETKAAEAQKLLQQAERLYKEVSDKAAALQEREKSLRVSQEVAVQQAIAQAKGEIAQVIRRLQQGTPTAQDAQQATNALNQISQKYQPAPAPKPKVGFMPKVGDRIRISQFGQTAEVLTAPDEDGELNVRFGIMKMTVKLQDIESLDGQKAEPIVKPKPTPAPTTPPPQAAPAIRTSKNTVDLRGKRVADAEIELDKAISEANGPIWIIHGHGTGKLRQGVHGFLQQHPRVSSYEAAEQADGGSGVTIAHVS, via the coding sequence TTGATCCAAGCGGAAACTTTAGAACTACTAGAATGGCATCGCCTCTGCCAGCATTTGGCGACATTTGCGGCTACTAAGCTAGGGGCGATCGCATCCACTAATTTACAAATTCCCACATCACAGTCAGTCAGTGAGCAGTTATTAGCACAGACTAAAGAAGTTTACCAACTGGAAAGTCGGCTGACGACAAGCTTATCTTTTGATGGGATTCAAGATATTGGTGATTCTATCGAACGCGCCGAACTCCGAGGGATTTTAGCTGGCGATGAATTACTGGCGATCGCAACTACCCTGGCTGGTGCGAGAAATTTACGGCGTGTCATCGATAACCAAGAAGATATACCAGTATTAACTGAGTTAGTTGCCGATTTACGCACTTACCCAGAATTAGAACAGGAAATTCACCGTTGTATTGATGAACGTGGGACTGTGGCTGATCGCGCCAGTCAAAAGCTGAGTGAAATCCGCGACGATTTGCGTAAATTACGCAGTCAAATTAACCAAAAACTGCATAATATTTTACAAGCGAAATCCAACGCAGTTCAAGAACAATTAATTACTCAACGGGGCGATCGCTTTGTTATCCCAGTCAAAGCCAGCCACAAAGATGTGATTCCCGGCATTGTTCACGATACTTCTACCAGTGGCGTGACTTTGTACGTGGAACCTAATTCTATCGTTCCGATGGGTAATCAGTTGCGACATACGTTAAAGCGAGAACAAGCGGAAGAAGAAGCAATTCGTCGTGCTTTGACTGAGCAAGTAGCAGCCGTTACTCCAGATTTAGAAAGGCTATTAGCAATTGTCACTACCCTAGATTTAGCTACGGCGCGATCGCGTTATAGTTACTGGCTAAAAGCAAATCCCCCCAGATTTATCAACCGCAACGAACAAGAAATCATCACCTTACGCCAGTTGCGTCACCCTTTGTTAATTTGGCAACAACAACACGAACAAGGACACGCTGTAATTCCTGTAGATTTACTGGTTAGTCCCCATATTAAGGTTGTGACAATCACCGGGCCGAACACTGGCGGTAAAACTGTCACCTTAAAAACCCTGGGTTTAGCAGCCTTAATGGCGAAAGTGGGTTTATTCATCCCCGCCCGCGAACCTGTGGAAATGCCTTGGTTTGACCAAGTATTGGCAGATATCGGTGATGAACAATCGCTCCAGCAAAGTTTATCCACATTTTCTGGGCATATCCGCCGCATCAGCCGGATTTTAAATGCTTTAGAAAACGACTCAGCACTCAGCACTCCCCACTCCCTCGTATTACTCGACGAAGTAGGCGCAGGTACAGATCCAGCCGAGGGTAGCGCCTTAGCGATCGCACTTTTACAATATCTCGCAGAACACGCCCAGTTAACCATAGCCACAACTCACTTCGGGGAACTCAAAGCCCTGAAGTACGAAGATGCGCGGTTTGAAAATGCCTCGGTAGAATTTGATGAAGCTACTTTGTCGCCTACATATCGTTTATTGTGGGGGATTCCTGGACGTTCCAATGCTTTAGCGATCGCTTTACGTTTAGGCTTAAAACCGGAAGTAGTCGAACAAGCGAAAACCCAAGTCGGCGAAGCATCGGACGAAGTTAACCAAGTCATTGCAGGCTTAGAAGCGCAACGTCGCCGCCAAGAAACCAAAGCCGCCGAAGCCCAAAAATTATTACAACAAGCGGAACGATTATATAAAGAAGTATCCGACAAAGCCGCCGCTTTGCAGGAACGAGAAAAATCCTTACGGGTTTCCCAAGAAGTAGCCGTACAGCAAGCGATCGCCCAAGCCAAAGGTGAAATAGCCCAAGTTATTCGCCGCTTGCAACAAGGTACACCCACCGCCCAAGATGCCCAACAAGCTACGAATGCTTTAAATCAAATTAGCCAGAAATACCAACCAGCTCCAGCACCTAAGCCGAAAGTTGGGTTTATGCCAAAAGTGGGCGATCGCATCCGGATTTCCCAATTTGGACAAACTGCGGAAGTTTTAACCGCCCCCGATGAAGATGGTGAGTTAAACGTCCGCTTCGGCATTATGAAAATGACAGTCAAATTGCAAGACATCGAATCTCTCGATGGGCAAAAGGCTGAACCGATTGTCAAACCCAAGCCAACACCAGCACCAACCACTCCGCCTCCCCAAGCCGCCCCAGCCATTCGTACTTCTAAAAATACAGTAGATTTACGAGGTAAACGGGTAGCCGATGCCGAGATTGAATTAGACAAAGCCATTTCCGAAGCGAATGGCCCCATCTGGATTATTCACGGACACGGTACAGGGAAATTACGACAAGGTGTTCACGGCTTTTTGCAACAACATCCGCGAGTCAGCAGTTATGAAGCAGCAGAACAAGCTGATGGTGGTAGTGGTGTTACTATTGCTCACGTTTCTTAA
- a CDS encoding type II toxin-antitoxin system VapC family toxin — protein sequence MTTPLRCVVDTSVCIKYFIADPLTTKVKQLFGHLSNPQTEIFVPDLFYIESANVMWKYVRARMYTVAEVQTDLATLKNFPLRVVSTADLMTDAVNIAINYNISAYDACYVALSQQVNTVLLTLDAKLVRALNNSSHNVCSFHDFEVPQLPSI from the coding sequence ATGACCACACCCCTTAGATGCGTGGTAGATACCAGTGTGTGCATCAAATATTTTATTGCTGACCCATTAACTACTAAAGTTAAGCAACTGTTTGGTCATCTTTCCAATCCACAGACAGAAATTTTTGTTCCAGACCTTTTTTATATTGAGTCTGCAAATGTGATGTGGAAGTATGTTCGGGCAAGAATGTACACTGTCGCTGAAGTGCAAACAGATTTAGCCACGCTCAAAAACTTTCCTTTACGTGTTGTCTCGACGGCTGATTTGATGACGGACGCGGTGAATATCGCCATCAACTACAACATTTCTGCCTATGATGCTTGTTATGTTGCACTGTCGCAGCAAGTCAATACTGTTTTACTGACTCTCGATGCAAAACTGGTGAGAGCGTTAAATAATTCATCTCATAATGTTTGCTCATTTCATGACTTTGAGGTTCCGCAGTTACCTTCAATATGA
- a CDS encoding NACHT domain-containing protein → MQCIEGRYQANRVPIFITLKDFAEAPKKPDILKFIVQLLSSCGGTHVGATVEKLLKQGKAFVLLDGLDEVREEDTKRILRQIREFSDLFHTNQFVITCRIAAKEYTYQSFTEVEMADFDEKQIAIFAQNWFQLTDPVKSQRFIQKLKENKPIQELASSPLLLTLLCLVFGDSGDFPANRSELYQEGLDVLLKKWDAKRNIERDQVYKNLSLQRKEDLLSQIALTTFEHKNYFFKQKMAEAYIVEFICNLRDADLDPEALKLDSEAVLKSIEAQHGLLVERAKGIYSFSHLTFHEYFVAREIVANSDYETLIEHITETRWREVFLLTVSMMRKSNELLLLMKQKVNSFIARDENLQKFLYWVNQKALSIQSNYKPAAIRAIYYAIGFSSYSPIDYNNELIKNLDLGRILDKVLDSHIARKFNDGLEHNVAVDLELALSLNYDPHSPFFNLSVAIEFIDKSEVRHLLEKLRKQTYSQAWVDQLRAIMIEYRNIGHDWQFSNVQKDLLKQYYDANKLLVDCLNSDCYISREVRQEIEDSLFLPIKS, encoded by the coding sequence ATGCAGTGTATTGAAGGGAGATATCAAGCAAATAGAGTTCCCATATTCATAACATTAAAAGATTTTGCAGAAGCACCTAAAAAGCCAGATATTTTGAAATTTATTGTTCAACTATTATCAAGCTGTGGGGGAACTCATGTCGGTGCCACAGTAGAGAAACTGTTGAAACAGGGCAAAGCATTCGTATTGCTGGATGGGTTAGATGAAGTAAGAGAGGAAGATACCAAGCGTATTTTACGACAAATTCGGGAATTTTCTGACTTGTTTCATACCAATCAGTTTGTAATTACTTGTAGGATTGCTGCCAAAGAATACACCTATCAAAGTTTCACAGAAGTAGAAATGGCAGATTTTGACGAAAAACAAATAGCCATTTTTGCTCAAAATTGGTTCCAGTTAACTGACCCAGTTAAAAGTCAAAGATTCATTCAAAAACTAAAGGAGAATAAACCAATCCAAGAACTAGCAAGTAGTCCTTTACTTTTGACATTGCTGTGTTTGGTGTTTGGAGATAGTGGAGATTTCCCAGCAAACCGTTCTGAGCTTTATCAAGAAGGATTAGATGTATTGCTGAAAAAATGGGATGCCAAACGCAATATTGAACGGGATCAAGTCTATAAAAATCTGTCTTTGCAGCGAAAGGAAGATTTATTGAGTCAAATTGCCTTAACCACTTTTGAGCATAAAAACTATTTTTTTAAGCAAAAAATGGCCGAAGCATACATTGTTGAATTTATTTGCAACTTACGTGATGCTGACTTAGATCCAGAAGCCTTGAAACTCGATAGTGAAGCTGTATTAAAGTCTATTGAAGCACAGCATGGGCTATTAGTAGAAAGAGCAAAGGGCATCTATTCATTTTCTCACCTAACATTTCACGAATATTTCGTAGCAAGAGAAATAGTTGCCAATTCTGACTATGAAACTTTGATTGAGCATATCACAGAAACACGCTGGCGGGAGGTTTTTTTGCTGACTGTTAGTATGATGCGAAAGTCTAATGAACTTCTCTTATTAATGAAGCAGAAAGTAAATAGTTTTATAGCTAGAGATGAAAACTTACAAAAATTTCTTTATTGGGTAAACCAAAAAGCTTTATCTATCCAATCTAACTATAAACCAGCAGCTATCAGAGCGATTTATTATGCCATTGGTTTTTCTAGTTACTCCCCAATTGATTATAATAACGAGCTTATCAAAAATTTAGATTTAGGGCGAATCTTGGATAAAGTCCTTGACTCCCACATAGCACGTAAATTTAATGATGGTCTTGAGCATAATGTAGCTGTTGACCTTGAACTTGCTCTTAGTCTTAATTATGATCCACATTCACCTTTTTTCAATCTCTCTGTTGCTATCGAATTTATAGATAAATCTGAAGTTCGGCATTTATTGGAAAAGTTAAGAAAGCAGACATATAGCCAAGCTTGGGTTGACCAACTAAGAGCAATAATGATTGAATATCGTAATATTGGGCATGACTGGCAATTTAGCAACGTACAAAAGGATCTGTTAAAGCAGTATTATGATGCAAATAAGCTCTTAGTAGATTGCCTGAATAGTGATTGTTATATTAGCCGAGAAGTCAGGCAGGAAATTGAAGATAGCTTGTTTTTACCAATTAAAAGTTAA